From the genome of Candidatus Dadabacteria bacterium:
CGATGACATTACCGATGAGGTTACACTCCCCAAATTCAAACCAGCTGGTTAAAAAAGCGGGGACGGTCAGTCATCGAGTTTTACAAGTATGTCGTCCCCGTCAATCTTTACCGGGTAGATCTCTAGGGGTTCGACCGCCGGAAGGCAAAGCACCTCTCCGGTTCTGACGTTGAACTCAGCCCCATGATAACAGCAGGTGATGCGTTCTCCGTCAAGGTCGCCGTCTGAAAGAGTAAAACACTGGTGGGTGCATTCATCCCGAAAGGCGTAGAAATTCCCCTCTACGCTGCATATGGCAATCGCATCTCCATCGATGAAAAAAGATTCCACTTCTCCTTCAGGTATGTCTGAAACCTTTGCTGCTTTCTTATAGTCGGACACAAACCTACCTCGCTTTGCCGTTTTCAAGCCTTTGTTCAAACCATTTCATGACCACGCTCTCAAGGGCTTCTCTCACGGAGTCAATTGACATATGCTCTAGGGTCTCGCCAGTAAAGGCCTGGAGCATTATGATTTTTGCCTGCCTTGCTGAGATTCCCCTTGAACGCAGGTAAAAAAGGGCTTCTTCATCCATCTGCCCGATCGTAGCGCCATGGGTGCACTTTACGTCGTCGTTGTATATTTCAAGCTGAGGCTTCGTGTCTATCTGGGCCGTGTCAGAGAGAAGAAGGTTCCTGTTGGTCTGCTTCGCATCTGTCTTCTCGGCGCCTTCGTGAACCAGGATCCTTCCGTGAAAAACCCCCTTTGAGCGACCATCAAGTACGCCGTTATAGAACTGGCGGCTGTCGCAATGAGGACTCGCGTGCTCAACCCGCATGAAGTTATCCATGTGCTGGCGTCCCTCGGATATGAAAAGGCCGTAAATGTCGGAGTTGCATCCTTCTCCGGCCAAAACGGGATGAACATTGTTCCTCACTATGGCCCCTCCGCAGAGAACCGAGTGAGAAGCGATGTTGCTGTTTTTCTGCTGATTTACCCTAAGTGTGGAGAAATTAAACGCCTTCTGGCTTTCAAACTCAAGTCTGTAGTGCTCAAGATTCGCGTTTTCTCCGCAGACAACTTCCGTGACCACATTTGAGAAATAGACGCTCTGGGATGCCGACACGTAATGTTCTATTACCTTGGCGACCGAACTTTGCCCGACTATGATGAGATTTCTCGGATTTATGAACAAAGGACGGCCTTCATCTGTCGATACGTGAAGAACGTGTACGGGTTGTTCGAAGACGGTTCCGTCGGGAACGTAAACAAACACTCCGTCTTCAAAATAGGACGTGTTAAGGGAAATAAACGCGTCTTTTTCATAATCTGCGTACCTCGCCAAGTGGTCCTTCACAAGATCGCCTTGCTCAGAGATTGCCTCCGACAGGCTTTTTACCAGTATTCCTTTCCCGGCATCTACAGTGTCTGAAAGGGAAGGAGCGAAACGACCGTTTACAAATACAAGCCTCGGGCAATCAAGCCCGGGAAACCCGTAGGAATCCACGGATTTTTTAGAAACCCCGGAGATTCCATTCTCGGCAATTGAAAAAGAACCTCTCCGAAGTGCCTCAAGATTGGTGAATCTCCACTCTTCGTCAGAAAGCGTCGGAAATCCAAGTTCAGCGAATCCTGAAATCGCCTCACGGCGAAGGGTGTTTACCCACTCGGGGGCATTTTTTTGCTCGCTATCGAGAAACTCAGAGAGTCTCTCGACGTAACTTTCGCGTGTACCGTCAAAAACAATAGCCATAGTATTATGCTCCTTGCAGGCTGCCCGAGACCTTAAAACCCGGCGTAACCTTTTTCCTCAAGCTCGTGGGCAAGTTCCTTTCCTCCCGATCTTACGATTTTTCCATCAACCATCACGTGGACAAAATCGGGAACTATATAGTTAAGAAGTCGCTGGTAATGGGTTATCACTATAAAGGAACGTCCAGAGTCCCTCATCGAATTCACCCCGTTTGCCACTATCTTGAGCGCATCTATGTCAAGACCGGAATCCGTCTCGTCAAGCACCGCCAGCGTCGGTTCGAGTATTTGCATCTGGAATATCTCGTTCCTTTTCTTCTCTCCACCCGAGAACCCCGTGTTCACGGACCTTTTAAGAAGATCCTCGTCAATACCGAGCGCTTTCATTTTCTCTCTGGCAAGCTTGCCGAACTCAACGTGCTTAAGCGGTTTTTCATCCCGGTACTCCCTTTTTGCATTAAGAGCCTCGCGAAGAAGATAAGTGTTCGCAACCCCCGGAATCTCTACGGGGTACTGGAAAGCCAGAAATATCCCTTCGCACGCCCTTTCCTCGGGCTCAAGATCGAGAAGATCCTTGCCCTGAAAAGTTACTTCCCCCTCGGTAACTTCGTAAGCTTCCTTACCTGCAAGAACCTGGGCAAGGGTGCTCTTTCCCGAACCGTTCGGGCCCATTATGGAGTGGACCTCCCCGGGCGCCACAGTAATGTTCATTCCTTTCAGTATTTCCTTGTCATCTACCTGCACATGCAGGTTTTTCACCTCGAGCATGTTTCGCTCCTCCTAAAAATCTTTTTTTCAGAATTACGGCGGAACCCTTATTAACCCACGCTTCCCTCAAGACTTACGCTCAACAGTTTTTCAGCTTCAACCGCGAACTCAAACGGCAACTCCTTGAAAACTTCCTTGCAGAAACCGTTTACTATGAGCGAAACCGCGTCTTCGGCGGAAAGCCCTCTCTGGCGACAGTAAAACATCTGGTCCTCACCTATTTTAGAGGTAGAAGCCTCGTGCTCCATGTGGGCCGTGGAGTTTCTGACCTCTATATATGGAAAAGTGTGTGCTCCGCAGCGGTCCCCTATAAGCATCGAGTCGCACTGCGTGTAATTTCTCGCCTTCTCGGCATTTTTACCAATTTCAACAAGTCCCCTGTATATGTTCTGCCCCTCGCCCGCGGAAATGCCCTTGGAAATAATCGTGCTGCTGGTGTTTTTTCCCACGTGAACCATCTTGGTTCCGGTGTCGGCCTGCTGGCGCCTGTTTGTAAGGGCAACGGAGTAAAACTCCCCGACCGAATTATCCCCTTCAAGAACGCAACTCGGGTATTTCCAGGTAATAGCGGAACCGGTTTCAACCTGCGTCCAGGAAATCCTTGAACTCCTGCCGACGCATCTTCCCCGTTTGGTTACGAAATTGTATATTCCGCCCTTGCCCTGCTTGTCTCCCGGGTACCAGTTCTGTATTGTCGAATACTTTATGGTGGCGTCATTATGGGCTATGAGTTCAACCACCGCGGCATGGAGCTGGTTTTGGTCTCTCTGCGGAGCTGTGCAACCCTCAAGATAGCTTACGTAGCTGCCCTCCTCGGCGATTATAAGAGTTCTTTCGAACTGTCCGGTGTTCTCGGCGTTTATACGGAAATAAGTAGAAAGCTCCATTGGGCACCTTACTCCCTTGGGAATATAGACGAAGGAACCGTCCGTAAAGACCGCGGAATTCAAAGCCGCATAGAAATTATCCCCGCGCGGCACGACCGAACCCAGATACTTGCGCACAAGATCGGGATATTCTTCCACCGCCTCGGATATAGAGCAGAAAATAACCCCTTCCTCGGCGAGTTTTTCCTTGAAAGTGGTAAAGACGGAAACGCTGTCGAAAACCGCGTCGACGGCGACGCCTGCCAGCATCTTCTGCTCCTCAAGCGGAATACCGAGCTTGTCGTAGGTCTCCTTTATCTCCGGGTCTATCTCGTCAAGGCTCTTCGGCCTGGGATTGCTTTTCGGCGCGGCGTAATAACTTATGTCGTTAAAATCTATTTCCGGATACCTTAGAAAAGCCCATCTAGGCTCTTTCATCTTCTTCCAGCGCTCATAAGCTCCGAGGCGCCATTCGAGAAGCCACTCAGGTTCATTCTTCTTGGAGGAGATCATCCTGATTATATTTTCGTTAAGCCCCTTGGGGGCAATCTCCTGCTCTACATCAGTTACGAATCCGTACTTGTATTCCTCCTGCGCGAGTTTTTCAAGGTCAACGCTCATTAAGAAATTATCCTCCTGTTAGTGACTTCTGCCGCCCCGAACTTCCTCCACCATGTCCCCGATAGTGGTATCTTCAAGAATCCTTATCATCGAAACCTTGAGCTTATCCCAGAGAGGGAGCTGCCCGCAGTTCTCATAAAGGGCACAGGGACCGTCTTCGTCCATGCAGTCGACTATCCTTATCTCTCCCTCTATGGCTTCGTATACCTCTCTCAGGCTGAGCTCGTACGGGGACTTGCGGAGCATGTATCCGCCCTCGGGTCCCACCTTCGACCTGAGTATCCCGCGATTAACGAGCCTTCTCATTACTTTAGCTAAGTAATTTTGCGGAATGTGCTGGGTCTCGGATATCTGCCTCATGCTGAACTTAAACCCCGGATTACCTCCCATATGGATAAGGCATCTGACGGCGTAATCAAGTGTTCTGCTTACCTGCATAACGTTATTCTATACTTTATATATCCATAAAATAGCTATCTAGATGGTAATCTTTACCATTATTTAGACAAAGTCAACCGGGGCGGAAAAGAAACTCTTTCCAGGATGATTTCAAGTCTCCTCAATCTATTCCTCCGTTGCGTTGCGGTCAAGGGGCAAAAACAGTCAGCAGAAGGAGGTCGCCCGCTCAAGCTGCCACCGTTAGCGGTGCGTATCCAAATACTTATCCCTGAGCTTTCTATATTCCGCTTCGGATAAACTTCTCGACCTGTCAAGAAATATGGCGACTGCCCAGATCGTCTCGTCTTCGTGCGTGGGTCCGTAAGCGGGCATTCCCGTCATCTTAACCCCGTTCTTGGTGACCCAGAAAATATCCTTAAGAGAGTATTCATTGAGTTCTTCGCTAGGAAATTTGGGAGGTTCGGGAAAAAGACCTTTGCCGATCGGTAAAGGCTCGACTCCGGGCGCTCCATGGCACTGAGCGCACATATGCTCATATTCCCTAAAACCCTTCACATAAATGTTCTCGTCATTGATGTCGTAGGGAATCTTTAGATTCGCAGAGTTTCTTTGTATCGATCTTTCGGTAACGCTGTGGAAGGCCATGCTTACAATGGCCGGATGCGGCTTTGTAGCCGAGACGTCGTAACGTCCGAGAACAAAATAAAGTCCGGCGCCTATTATCAAAACCGCTATCAGTAATTTTTTTCTTCTAAATACTTTTTCAATCATCGCTTACGCCTCTATAGGCAGATCCGCCCGAATTCACCTGCTCCGGTTCGCAGCTACCCGGATGAACAATCATGCTTTATGAAAGCAGGACCATCCATAAATGAGCAAAACAGGCAGCTTGTTAAAGGTAAGACAGGAGAATTTACCAGGATATTCTGGACAATCAATATCTATATTAGGAGTCGTTTGTCAAGCGGGCCAGAAAAAATATTTTGCCCCAAACAATATCCTTATTTCGGGAAAAGAAATTCCTGAATTGGAATCGAAGCGGAAAAAAGTTCGTCCGTCAGGAAGCTGTGGAACCGTAGATGAAAAGAAGCACTATTATTACGGCGACCCCGCCTACCATGGCCGCCACGTAATACCTGAGCAGGCCTGTCTGCAGCGCACTCAGGCGTCCTGATAAGTTCCTCACAAAATCGCTCAGCCCGTCAAGCGAGCTGTCTATAAAGGAGAGGTCAAAGTCAGAGCAAAGTCCCGAAATATAGTTAAACGGAGAGACAAAAACCGCCTCGTAGATCTCATCGACGTACCACTTGTTAAAGGACCCGCTTTTAAGCGCGGCAGCCGTTTTGCCCCCCGCCACAGCAGTTTCTCCACGCCTGCGGTAGTAGATCAAAACACCGGCTGCTATTCCCACAAACGCTGCCAGTACCGAAAATCCTACAAGGGTCCAGTGACCAAAATAGTGGGAGTAGGCATGTTCCGCTCCATAGTGTACTACCACTGAAGAAGAGAGGAACTTCTTAATAAGATCCGTGTAATGAAAACCCACGACCTCGCCCATGAATTCCGGCACGCCAAGAAGACCTCCAAAAACGGAGAGAACCGCGAGAATCGCGAGAGGTACGGTCATTACGGCCGGGGATTCGTGGACGCGGCTTTTCGTCTTGTAGTCCATCCTTGCTGTCCCCTCGAAGGTAAGCACGTAGAGTCTCGTCATGTAGAAAGCGGTAAGTACGGCCGTAAGGAGCCCCGCGGCCCAGAAAAACGTATGGCCGCCGTTATAAAGCGAAGCCAGGATTTCATCCTTGCTGAAAAACCCAGAGAGAAGAGGAAAGCCAGAAATGGCAAGCGTCGCCACCAGAAAAGTGACAGCCGTTACGGGAATCATCCCGCGAAGCCCCCCCATTTTCCTTATGTCCTGC
Proteins encoded in this window:
- a CDS encoding non-heme iron oxygenase ferredoxin subunit; the protein is MSDYKKAAKVSDIPEGEVESFFIDGDAIAICSVEGNFYAFRDECTHQCFTLSDGDLDGERITCCYHGAEFNVRTGEVLCLPAVEPLEIYPVKIDGDDILVKLDD
- the sufD gene encoding Fe-S cluster assembly protein SufD, translating into MAIVFDGTRESYVERLSEFLDSEQKNAPEWVNTLRREAISGFAELGFPTLSDEEWRFTNLEALRRGSFSIAENGISGVSKKSVDSYGFPGLDCPRLVFVNGRFAPSLSDTVDAGKGILVKSLSEAISEQGDLVKDHLARYADYEKDAFISLNTSYFEDGVFVYVPDGTVFEQPVHVLHVSTDEGRPLFINPRNLIIVGQSSVAKVIEHYVSASQSVYFSNVVTEVVCGENANLEHYRLEFESQKAFNFSTLRVNQQKNSNIASHSVLCGGAIVRNNVHPVLAGEGCNSDIYGLFISEGRQHMDNFMRVEHASPHCDSRQFYNGVLDGRSKGVFHGRILVHEGAEKTDAKQTNRNLLLSDTAQIDTKPQLEIYNDDVKCTHGATIGQMDEEALFYLRSRGISARQAKIIMLQAFTGETLEHMSIDSVREALESVVMKWFEQRLENGKAR
- the sufC gene encoding Fe-S cluster assembly ATPase SufC translates to MLEVKNLHVQVDDKEILKGMNITVAPGEVHSIMGPNGSGKSTLAQVLAGKEAYEVTEGEVTFQGKDLLDLEPEERACEGIFLAFQYPVEIPGVANTYLLREALNAKREYRDEKPLKHVEFGKLAREKMKALGIDEDLLKRSVNTGFSGGEKKRNEIFQMQILEPTLAVLDETDSGLDIDALKIVANGVNSMRDSGRSFIVITHYQRLLNYIVPDFVHVMVDGKIVRSGGKELAHELEEKGYAGF
- the sufB gene encoding Fe-S cluster assembly protein SufB; the protein is MSVDLEKLAQEEYKYGFVTDVEQEIAPKGLNENIIRMISSKKNEPEWLLEWRLGAYERWKKMKEPRWAFLRYPEIDFNDISYYAAPKSNPRPKSLDEIDPEIKETYDKLGIPLEEQKMLAGVAVDAVFDSVSVFTTFKEKLAEEGVIFCSISEAVEEYPDLVRKYLGSVVPRGDNFYAALNSAVFTDGSFVYIPKGVRCPMELSTYFRINAENTGQFERTLIIAEEGSYVSYLEGCTAPQRDQNQLHAAVVELIAHNDATIKYSTIQNWYPGDKQGKGGIYNFVTKRGRCVGRSSRISWTQVETGSAITWKYPSCVLEGDNSVGEFYSVALTNRRQQADTGTKMVHVGKNTSSTIISKGISAGEGQNIYRGLVEIGKNAEKARNYTQCDSMLIGDRCGAHTFPYIEVRNSTAHMEHEASTSKIGEDQMFYCRQRGLSAEDAVSLIVNGFCKEVFKELPFEFAVEAEKLLSVSLEGSVG
- a CDS encoding Rrf2 family transcriptional regulator gives rise to the protein MQVSRTLDYAVRCLIHMGGNPGFKFSMRQISETQHIPQNYLAKVMRRLVNRGILRSKVGPEGGYMLRKSPYELSLREVYEAIEGEIRIVDCMDEDGPCALYENCGQLPLWDKLKVSMIRILEDTTIGDMVEEVRGGRSH
- a CDS encoding cytochrome c → MIEKVFRRKKLLIAVLIIGAGLYFVLGRYDVSATKPHPAIVSMAFHSVTERSIQRNSANLKIPYDINDENIYVKGFREYEHMCAQCHGAPGVEPLPIGKGLFPEPPKFPSEELNEYSLKDIFWVTKNGVKMTGMPAYGPTHEDETIWAVAIFLDRSRSLSEAEYRKLRDKYLDTHR